The Streptomyces nitrosporeus genome includes a window with the following:
- a CDS encoding helix-turn-helix domain-containing protein produces MPNERVLARRRAIGDRIRAARLYANLTQEKAALRSGIGLDSYNRIEQGHASPRLDSLIRIADAIGVPLSDLVGE; encoded by the coding sequence ATGCCCAACGAGCGGGTCCTCGCCCGCCGCCGTGCCATCGGCGACCGCATCCGTGCCGCACGGCTGTACGCGAACCTCACGCAGGAGAAGGCGGCCCTTCGCTCCGGGATTGGGCTCGACTCGTACAACCGCATCGAGCAGGGCCACGCCAGCCCGCGGCTGGACTCCCTGATCCGGATCGCCGACGCGATCGGCGTGCCCCTCTCGGACTTGGTCGGGGAGTAG
- a CDS encoding head-tail connector protein: MALLTLDEAKKQTDVRGDSHDAEIQLYIDALTAVIEGYVGVVEPREVTDTVTGQGPAVALLHPPVLSLTSLTPTEPGGAAVDVARLHVDGPSGVLAYTDRSRFCGGPWTAVYQAGRPVVPPTIRLAALLLFQHLWRTRNGPARGGGGSDDYNVTEPIPGFGYAVPNRVLELLEPYKLGPGIG; the protein is encoded by the coding sequence GTGGCACTCCTCACGCTCGACGAGGCGAAGAAGCAGACCGACGTACGGGGCGACAGCCACGATGCGGAGATCCAGCTGTACATCGACGCGCTGACCGCAGTCATCGAGGGCTACGTAGGCGTGGTGGAGCCCCGGGAGGTCACCGACACTGTGACCGGCCAGGGCCCCGCTGTGGCCCTGCTTCACCCCCCGGTGCTGTCCCTGACGTCTCTCACTCCGACCGAGCCCGGCGGGGCGGCCGTGGACGTGGCCAGGCTGCACGTGGACGGCCCGTCCGGGGTCCTGGCCTACACGGACCGCTCCCGGTTCTGCGGGGGCCCGTGGACGGCCGTCTACCAGGCCGGGCGCCCCGTGGTTCCGCCCACGATCCGGCTCGCGGCGCTGCTGCTGTTCCAGCATCTGTGGCGCACCCGCAACGGACCGGCCCGCGGTGGCGGTGGCTCGGACGACTACAACGTGACCGAGCCCATCCCCGGGTTCGGGTACGCGGTGCCGAACCGGGTGCTGGAGCTGCTGGAGCCGTACAAGCTCGGGCCGGGGATCGGCTGA
- a CDS encoding phage tail tube protein, which yields MAIGSGLGAQVGIAAETSYGVYAAPTKFIEFTKESLQLKKTTAQSAGIAAGRLVPLSSRRVVTQRQASGSLEMEVTNKGMGVLLQTLMGTTVTPVQQAATSAYLQTHILADTAGKSLVIQKGVPLTTGAVTDKTFLGCKVISAEFSCEVGGMLLATFEIDSKDCDETQTLAVATYPAMSPFHFGQMAVKTGAYGTETALDGIRKVSLKIERPQAVERFYAGQSGLKKEPISNDQVKITGSLETDYVATTLDDLHTSDAATSLVWDFTGPIIEGAHAERITFKVPAIRLDDAPPVVEGFDVIKPTYSFTGLYDGTNPTAIEYMSTDVTL from the coding sequence ATGGCGATCGGGTCCGGGCTCGGCGCCCAGGTCGGCATCGCGGCCGAGACGTCCTACGGCGTGTACGCGGCGCCGACAAAGTTCATCGAGTTCACCAAGGAATCCCTCCAGCTCAAGAAGACCACGGCTCAAAGCGCCGGCATCGCGGCGGGCCGTCTGGTCCCGCTGTCGTCGCGGCGTGTGGTGACGCAGCGGCAGGCGTCCGGGTCGCTGGAGATGGAGGTCACCAACAAGGGCATGGGCGTGCTGCTTCAGACGCTCATGGGTACGACGGTAACCCCGGTGCAGCAGGCGGCGACGTCGGCGTATCTCCAGACGCACATCCTCGCGGACACCGCGGGGAAGAGTCTGGTGATCCAGAAGGGTGTGCCGCTCACGACCGGCGCCGTTACGGACAAGACGTTCCTCGGGTGCAAGGTCATCTCGGCCGAGTTCTCGTGCGAGGTCGGCGGGATGCTGCTGGCCACGTTCGAGATCGACAGCAAGGACTGCGACGAGACGCAGACGCTGGCCGTCGCCACGTATCCGGCCATGTCGCCGTTCCACTTCGGGCAGATGGCGGTGAAGACCGGCGCGTACGGCACGGAGACAGCACTGGACGGGATCCGGAAGGTGTCCCTGAAGATCGAGCGTCCGCAGGCCGTGGAGCGGTTCTACGCCGGGCAGTCCGGGCTGAAGAAGGAGCCGATCTCGAACGACCAGGTGAAGATCACCGGGTCGCTGGAGACCGACTACGTCGCCACGACGCTGGACGACCTGCACACCTCGGACGCCGCGACGTCCCTGGTCTGGGACTTCACCGGTCCGATCATCGAGGGCGCTCATGCCGAGCGCATCACCTTCAAGGTCCCGGCCATCCGTCTGGACGACGCGCCGCCGGTCGTCGAGGGCTTCGACGTCATCAAGCCCACCTACAGCTTTACGGGGCTGTACGACGGTACGAACCCCACGGCCATCGAGTACATGTCCACGGACGTCACCCTGTAG
- a CDS encoding recombinase family protein: MSPTLRAAIDTAAGGRQRAVIYCRISRDREGAGLGVTRQREDCEELAEQLGLQVVEVYEDNDLSAYSGKPRPDYRRMLDDLRDGRAGTVLAWHTDRLHRSPAELEEYIDVCEPRRVETRTVKAGHLDLTTATGRMIARQLGVQARYEVERMVERQRRKRDEMAAKGQHFGGRRPFGWEKDGMSPIEFEFDCIREAAQSILAGASLRSLAAGWEARGIKTSTGSTWKGPEVRSMLLRPRNAGIVQHRGEEVGAGQWPAPLDEGTWRSVCAVLTDPARRLAPGNERKYLGSGVYLCGLCADGTTMRAATSNSRNPGSDTRYWGAYTCRDKKHLSRRRDLVDDAVQLALLDRLAQPDAADLLAQRENPVDVRGAQRDMREARATLDELASALGSGAMDMRSYRVASETARARLAAAEATMSRAVTVNPVAALVDADDPDAVWNEMDLSRRRAAVAYLMTVTILPARVGRQPGGGYWDPESIRIEWK; this comes from the coding sequence ATGAGCCCCACTCTCCGAGCCGCCATCGACACAGCCGCAGGCGGACGTCAGCGCGCCGTCATCTACTGCCGCATCAGCCGCGACCGCGAAGGCGCCGGCCTCGGTGTCACCCGCCAGCGCGAGGACTGCGAGGAGCTGGCCGAGCAACTCGGCCTTCAGGTGGTCGAGGTTTATGAGGACAACGACCTGAGCGCCTACTCCGGCAAGCCACGCCCCGACTACCGGCGGATGCTCGACGACCTGCGAGACGGGCGTGCAGGCACCGTCCTGGCCTGGCATACAGACCGGCTCCACCGCTCCCCGGCCGAGCTGGAGGAGTACATCGACGTGTGTGAACCCCGCCGGGTCGAGACGCGGACGGTGAAGGCCGGTCACCTGGACCTCACCACCGCCACCGGCCGGATGATCGCCCGGCAGCTCGGCGTGCAGGCCCGGTACGAGGTTGAGCGCATGGTGGAGCGGCAGCGCAGGAAGCGTGACGAGATGGCCGCCAAGGGGCAGCACTTCGGGGGACGTCGCCCCTTCGGGTGGGAGAAGGACGGCATGTCCCCCATCGAGTTCGAGTTCGACTGCATCCGGGAAGCCGCCCAGTCCATCCTCGCGGGCGCGTCACTGCGGTCCCTCGCAGCAGGCTGGGAAGCCCGGGGGATCAAGACCAGCACCGGCAGCACTTGGAAGGGACCTGAGGTCCGCAGCATGCTCCTGCGCCCCCGAAATGCCGGCATCGTTCAGCACCGTGGCGAGGAGGTAGGGGCAGGACAGTGGCCTGCGCCGCTGGACGAGGGAACCTGGCGGTCCGTGTGCGCGGTCCTTACCGACCCGGCCCGGCGACTTGCCCCGGGCAACGAACGTAAGTACCTGGGGTCTGGGGTGTACCTTTGCGGGCTCTGTGCGGACGGCACGACGATGCGGGCCGCCACGTCGAACTCCCGGAACCCCGGGTCGGACACGCGGTACTGGGGGGCGTATACCTGCCGGGACAAGAAGCATCTGTCCCGCCGCCGAGACCTGGTTGACGATGCGGTGCAACTGGCGCTTCTGGACCGGCTGGCTCAGCCGGACGCTGCGGACCTTCTTGCGCAGCGCGAGAACCCTGTCGATGTCCGTGGAGCGCAACGGGATATGCGGGAGGCCCGGGCCACGCTGGACGAGCTGGCATCTGCGCTCGGCTCAGGAGCCATGGACATGCGCTCGTACCGGGTGGCGTCCGAAACTGCCCGCGCCCGTCTCGCCGCGGCTGAGGCGACGATGTCGCGGGCGGTCACGGTGAATCCGGTGGCAGCGCTCGTAGATGCTGACGACCCGGATGCGGTGTGGAACGAGATGGATCTGTCCCGACGGCGTGCGGCTGTGGCATATCTCATGACGGTGACGATTTTGCCGGCTCGGGTGGGTCGGCAGCCGGGTGGTGGGTACTGGGATCCGGAGTCGATCCGGATTGAGTGGAAGTAG
- a CDS encoding LamG domain-containing protein — MAILVEMGWGGLVQYPWTITWTDITPRVDMVQGVTITRGASDELSETQPGTATLTLDNQDGALTPGNPDSPFFPFVRRNAPIRVSAVHYPTRTGSGPYPLSMLGDDFDAPALSSLWANAYGGAGAAGGRARIPVTPGAGAGLQSVREWTLPGSAVGVRLATLPAVNGSSSVRVNLLLDSQTAGTRLGFQYNAVAGTLRCISEVGFSDAASVDLPYSGIDHLWVRIRETSGVVYWETSGDGWDWTVRRTMATPTWAVSNVLMLSFTAARTGGTGDYVEWDYLGAVIRPRFYGTVNEWPVAWEGLASSVAISATDLFKRLNRLPPLRSCLTEEIVATGPLAYYPLTEPTGSTSAGDLSGTTAGPLSVVQLSSGGTLDLGAAPGPAAASEVLPLFTPVSATVGKYLASDLGQQFQSASGAGWNMMECWFQTTTPGRVIFGLSSATTIYQLVWSLSATGALQVESSYDGFLSSPIVYSTGNLADGQWHHLAYDEVLRQVWIDGAPLSGDHPWIVVELRKLTVGAYASGRLWAGSIGHLALYTVQPSAPIGAVLATHYEAGMTAYSGETADLRVARLARYAGVTSVTVLGALHDPVAGQGEAGGTVVSRLREVEATESGRLYAERDYFGLAYQSRDLRYNPDSGDEAFAISYADLEPGVQLADDDQKLTNSVEASRPGGATQRVVARSSILAYGLYEKQLTLLKTSDNSVVDAASWIVSRYADPEPELREVPIEAHTMPEYLDILDADISSYFTVYDLPEQATAADLRVTVEGYTETLRERSHVIQFRTSASSTDSVWVIGDPVYGILGGTSRLAY; from the coding sequence GTGGCAATCCTGGTGGAAATGGGGTGGGGTGGGCTGGTCCAGTACCCGTGGACGATCACGTGGACGGACATCACCCCCCGCGTCGACATGGTGCAGGGGGTGACCATCACCCGGGGTGCGTCGGACGAGCTGTCCGAGACACAGCCCGGGACGGCCACCCTCACCCTGGACAACCAGGACGGGGCGCTCACCCCGGGTAACCCGGACTCGCCGTTCTTCCCGTTCGTGCGGCGCAACGCACCGATCCGGGTCTCCGCCGTGCACTACCCGACCCGGACCGGGAGCGGCCCGTACCCGCTGTCGATGCTGGGCGACGATTTCGACGCGCCCGCCCTGAGCAGCCTGTGGGCCAACGCGTACGGCGGCGCGGGCGCGGCGGGTGGCCGGGCCCGGATCCCGGTCACCCCCGGGGCCGGAGCCGGTCTACAGTCGGTCCGGGAGTGGACCCTCCCCGGCTCCGCTGTCGGCGTGCGCCTGGCCACCCTGCCCGCGGTCAACGGGTCGTCGTCGGTGCGGGTCAACCTGCTGCTGGACAGCCAGACCGCGGGGACCCGACTGGGTTTTCAGTACAACGCGGTCGCCGGAACTCTCCGGTGTATCAGCGAGGTGGGCTTCTCTGACGCCGCGTCGGTGGACCTGCCGTACTCAGGCATCGATCATCTGTGGGTCCGGATCCGGGAGACCTCGGGGGTCGTGTACTGGGAGACGTCCGGGGACGGGTGGGACTGGACGGTTCGCCGCACCATGGCCACCCCGACGTGGGCTGTGTCCAACGTCCTGATGCTGTCGTTCACGGCCGCCCGTACGGGTGGTACCGGGGACTACGTGGAGTGGGACTACCTCGGCGCGGTGATCCGGCCCCGCTTCTACGGCACGGTCAACGAGTGGCCGGTGGCCTGGGAGGGCTTGGCCAGTTCGGTGGCCATCTCGGCGACCGACCTGTTCAAGCGCCTCAACCGCCTGCCGCCGCTGCGGTCGTGCCTCACCGAGGAGATCGTGGCGACGGGGCCGCTCGCCTACTATCCGCTCACCGAGCCCACCGGCAGCACGTCAGCCGGTGACCTGTCCGGCACCACGGCCGGGCCGCTGTCCGTCGTGCAGTTGAGCAGCGGTGGCACTCTCGATCTCGGGGCCGCCCCGGGGCCGGCCGCCGCTTCCGAGGTGCTGCCGCTGTTCACTCCCGTGTCCGCGACGGTCGGGAAGTACCTGGCCTCGGACCTGGGCCAGCAGTTTCAGTCCGCGTCGGGCGCCGGGTGGAACATGATGGAGTGCTGGTTCCAGACCACCACCCCTGGCCGGGTGATCTTCGGGCTGTCGTCCGCCACCACCATCTACCAGCTGGTGTGGTCGCTGAGCGCCACCGGGGCCTTGCAGGTGGAGTCGTCGTACGACGGGTTCCTCAGCAGCCCCATCGTCTACTCCACCGGCAACCTGGCCGACGGGCAGTGGCACCACCTGGCGTACGACGAGGTGCTGCGTCAGGTGTGGATCGACGGGGCCCCGCTCTCTGGCGACCACCCGTGGATCGTGGTGGAGCTGCGGAAGCTGACGGTCGGAGCCTACGCATCTGGCCGCCTCTGGGCCGGGAGCATCGGGCATCTGGCCCTGTATACGGTGCAGCCCAGCGCCCCGATCGGGGCGGTCCTCGCCACCCACTACGAGGCCGGGATGACCGCGTACTCCGGGGAGACAGCGGATCTGCGGGTGGCGCGTCTCGCTCGGTACGCGGGCGTCACCTCCGTGACCGTCCTCGGCGCCCTGCATGATCCGGTGGCCGGGCAGGGTGAGGCCGGCGGGACGGTGGTGTCCCGGCTCCGGGAGGTCGAAGCCACCGAGAGTGGCAGGCTCTACGCCGAGCGGGACTACTTCGGCCTGGCGTACCAGAGCCGGGATCTGCGCTACAACCCCGACAGCGGGGACGAGGCGTTCGCGATCTCGTATGCCGACCTGGAGCCGGGGGTGCAGCTGGCCGACGACGACCAGAAACTCACGAACTCCGTAGAGGCGTCCCGGCCCGGCGGGGCGACACAGCGGGTCGTGGCCCGCAGCAGCATCCTCGCGTACGGGCTGTACGAGAAGCAGCTCACCCTCTTGAAGACGTCGGACAACAGCGTGGTGGACGCTGCGTCCTGGATTGTGTCCAGGTACGCGGACCCGGAGCCGGAGCTGCGAGAGGTACCGATCGAGGCGCACACGATGCCGGAGTACCTCGACATCCTCGACGCCGACATCAGCTCGTACTTCACCGTGTACGACCTGCCAGAGCAGGCCACCGCCGCAGACCTCCGGGTCACGGTCGAGGGCTACACCGAGACCCTCCGCGAGCGCAGCCACGTCATCCAGTTCCGCACCAGTGCATCATCCACCGACTCCGTCTGGGTCATCGGTGACCCCGTCTACGGAATCCTCGGCGGCACCTCCCGACTCGCCTACTGA
- a CDS encoding phage major capsid protein, whose translation MPNLQTLLDKRATAWAQAQEFQSRGDDKPLTAEDRSAWDAALADVEQLSKDIETEERHQRLASVDYSQIVTPGADTEDAEEARARHGGEAGVEAYTAAYRSWMRDGTSELTAEERTVLRTGWVDGKELRAQGVATGAAGGYLVPPEFRAKMVEAMKFYGAMRDVAEVITTSTGATLPWPTNDDTANVGAILAENSQVTEQDVTIGQADIGAFMYTSKLVRVSLQLLQDSAFDIETWLPRKLGERIGRIQNTHFTTGTGTAQPEGVQTNAVIGKTGGTGQTTSVTYDDLIDLIHSIDPAYRSSGRQRFMLNDATLASVRKLKDTQGRPLWEPSIQVGVPDGILGHGYVVNQDMPVMAANAKSILFGDFFAGYLIRDVKDVQMLRLAERYADYLQVGFLGFARADGTPQDTAAYKAYRNSAT comes from the coding sequence ATGCCCAACCTTCAGACCCTGCTCGACAAGCGGGCGACCGCCTGGGCGCAGGCGCAGGAGTTCCAGTCCCGCGGCGACGACAAGCCGCTGACGGCCGAGGACCGGTCCGCGTGGGACGCGGCCCTCGCCGACGTCGAGCAGCTGTCCAAGGACATCGAGACCGAGGAGCGTCACCAGCGCCTCGCGTCCGTCGACTACTCGCAGATCGTCACCCCCGGGGCGGACACCGAGGACGCCGAGGAGGCACGGGCCCGCCACGGCGGTGAGGCCGGTGTCGAGGCGTACACCGCGGCGTACCGGTCGTGGATGCGCGACGGCACCAGCGAGCTGACCGCCGAGGAGCGCACGGTCCTGCGGACCGGCTGGGTCGACGGCAAGGAGCTGCGCGCCCAGGGCGTCGCCACCGGCGCGGCCGGCGGGTACCTGGTGCCACCGGAGTTCCGGGCCAAGATGGTCGAGGCCATGAAGTTCTACGGCGCGATGCGCGACGTGGCCGAGGTCATCACCACGTCGACCGGTGCGACGCTGCCGTGGCCGACGAACGACGACACGGCGAACGTCGGCGCGATCCTCGCCGAGAACAGCCAGGTCACCGAGCAGGACGTGACGATCGGTCAGGCCGACATCGGGGCGTTCATGTACACCTCGAAGCTGGTGCGCGTCAGCCTTCAGCTGCTCCAGGACAGCGCGTTCGACATCGAGACCTGGCTGCCCCGGAAGCTCGGCGAGCGCATCGGCCGTATCCAGAACACCCACTTCACTACCGGCACCGGCACGGCCCAGCCGGAGGGCGTCCAGACCAACGCGGTCATCGGGAAGACCGGCGGCACCGGGCAGACCACGTCGGTCACGTATGACGACCTGATCGACCTGATCCACAGCATCGACCCGGCGTACCGGTCCTCCGGCCGGCAGCGGTTCATGCTGAACGACGCCACCCTCGCGTCGGTCCGGAAGCTCAAGGACACGCAGGGCCGCCCGCTGTGGGAGCCGTCGATCCAGGTCGGCGTCCCGGACGGGATCCTCGGCCACGGCTACGTCGTGAACCAGGACATGCCCGTCATGGCGGCGAACGCCAAGAGCATCCTGTTCGGCGACTTCTTCGCGGGCTACCTGATCCGTGACGTCAAGGACGTGCAGATGCTGCGTCTCGCCGAGCGGTACGCGGACTACCTCCAGGTCGGATTCCTCGGGTTCGCCCGGGCGGACGGGACCCCGCAGGACACCGCCGCGTACAAGGCGTACCGCAACTCCGCCACCTGA
- a CDS encoding DUF2469 domain-containing protein encodes MSAEDLEKYETEMELKLYREYRDVVGLFKYVIETERRFYLTNDYEMQVHSVQGEVFFEVSMADAWVWDMYRPARFVKQVRVLTFKDVNIEELNKSDLELPGG; translated from the coding sequence ATGAGCGCCGAGGACCTCGAGAAGTACGAGACCGAGATGGAGCTGAAGCTCTACCGGGAGTACCGCGATGTCGTCGGTCTGTTCAAATACGTGATCGAGACCGAGCGGCGCTTCTACCTCACCAACGACTACGAGATGCAGGTGCACTCGGTGCAGGGTGAGGTCTTTTTCGAGGTGTCCATGGCGGACGCGTGGGTCTGGGACATGTACCGGCCCGCCAGGTTCGTCAAGCAGGTCCGGGTGCTCACGTTCAAGGACGTGAACATCGAGGAGCTCAACAAGAGCGACCTGGAGCTGCCGGGCGGCTGA
- a CDS encoding HK97 family phage prohead protease — MPKTTTERRDLSLATAGLQVRAADGGGPGFTGHAAVFNSRTAIGNPLTWGFYEEIAAGAFTKTISEGDARMLVDHDTRMVVSRVSAGSLRLSQDQVGLAVDADLYTELSYVSDLVVNLRNKNITGMSFGFRVVKDDWEPVEIETVDGDKAEAELRIIREVQLFEVSAVTFPAYEDTDAGLRSVGVALAARGDDAAFDRRAAYRPELLTFRHEPGPAPTRGGDATQPGETTGGRQAMRMEALAARYLLAR, encoded by the coding sequence CCAGGTCCGGGCGGCCGACGGCGGGGGCCCGGGGTTCACCGGGCACGCGGCGGTGTTCAACTCCCGTACTGCGATCGGTAACCCGTTGACCTGGGGGTTCTACGAGGAGATCGCGGCCGGGGCGTTCACGAAGACGATCAGCGAGGGTGATGCCCGGATGCTGGTGGACCACGACACCCGCATGGTGGTGTCGCGGGTGTCGGCCGGGTCGCTGCGGCTCTCGCAGGACCAGGTGGGGTTGGCGGTCGACGCGGACCTCTACACGGAGCTGTCGTACGTGAGCGACCTCGTGGTGAACCTTCGGAACAAGAACATCACCGGGATGTCCTTCGGGTTCCGGGTCGTGAAGGACGACTGGGAGCCGGTGGAGATCGAGACGGTCGACGGCGACAAGGCCGAGGCCGAGCTGCGGATCATCCGCGAGGTGCAGCTTTTCGAGGTGTCCGCCGTGACCTTCCCCGCGTACGAGGACACGGACGCCGGGCTCCGCTCTGTCGGTGTGGCCTTGGCCGCGCGTGGCGACGACGCCGCGTTCGACCGCCGGGCTGCGTACCGGCCCGAGCTTCTGACTTTCCGCCACGAGCCGGGCCCCGCGCCCACTCGGGGTGGTGACGCAACCCAGCCGGGAGAGACCACTGGGGGCCGTCAGGCGATGCGCATGGAGGCGCTCGCCGCCCGCTACCTGCTTGCCAGGTAG
- a CDS encoding helix-turn-helix domain-containing protein → MSTHHHVGERIRELRKVRQLSVRQLAERVTISVSLLEKVESGRRTPSPGLVAQLARALAVGPDRLTGQPYINGGETEDQIQSVIPELRRILLTYDNPDTLDVAPRPLAVLAAEMDHVAQMRQDGQYAPMGPLLPGLLAELTHVALASRGEEQQRAFWWLARGYRATNSLAHKLGYHDLSLTAVERVHWAADRSGDPLMQVTAAYLKSGAMIRMGAYASARRLLEGLEQEIERLAPEASLTEAQIAVQGAVLLKLAILEARDGQPGRAAQRLAEARAAAGLLPGDSTHYEMSFGPTNVRIHEAASMIDSGDTERALARLREWGAEQDRTEWELPTGIAKERASHHHIDIAAARLAEGDRQGAYADLAVARGISPAHTRYHPTVRHTAAALVRMDRHQDDRLAAFARRAGV, encoded by the coding sequence ATGAGCACACACCACCACGTTGGCGAGCGCATCCGGGAGCTCCGCAAAGTGCGGCAGCTCAGCGTGCGGCAGCTCGCCGAGCGGGTCACCATCTCGGTCAGCCTGCTGGAGAAGGTCGAGTCCGGCCGACGCACCCCGTCACCGGGGCTCGTCGCCCAGCTCGCCCGCGCGCTGGCTGTCGGCCCGGACCGACTGACCGGCCAGCCCTACATCAACGGGGGCGAAACCGAGGATCAAATCCAATCCGTCATCCCGGAGCTCCGCCGGATCCTCCTCACCTACGACAACCCCGACACCCTGGACGTCGCACCACGACCGCTCGCTGTTCTGGCTGCCGAAATGGACCACGTCGCGCAGATGCGGCAGGACGGGCAGTACGCCCCGATGGGGCCGCTCCTCCCGGGGCTGCTGGCCGAGCTCACACACGTGGCCCTGGCGTCCCGGGGCGAAGAGCAGCAGCGGGCGTTCTGGTGGCTGGCCCGCGGCTACCGGGCCACGAACTCGCTCGCGCACAAGTTGGGCTACCACGACCTGAGCCTCACCGCGGTGGAGCGGGTGCACTGGGCGGCGGACCGGTCCGGTGACCCGCTCATGCAGGTCACCGCCGCGTACCTCAAGAGCGGCGCCATGATCCGCATGGGTGCGTACGCTTCCGCCCGCCGTCTCCTCGAGGGCCTGGAGCAGGAGATCGAGCGCCTGGCGCCCGAGGCGTCGCTGACGGAGGCACAGATCGCGGTACAGGGCGCCGTTTTGCTGAAGCTGGCGATCCTCGAAGCGCGCGACGGGCAGCCGGGCCGGGCGGCGCAGCGGCTGGCCGAGGCCCGCGCGGCGGCCGGCCTCCTGCCCGGTGACAGCACCCACTACGAGATGTCCTTCGGCCCGACGAACGTACGGATCCACGAAGCAGCATCCATGATCGACTCCGGGGACACCGAGCGGGCCCTGGCCCGGCTGCGGGAGTGGGGGGCCGAGCAGGACCGTACGGAGTGGGAGCTCCCGACCGGCATTGCGAAGGAACGGGCGTCGCACCACCACATCGACATCGCGGCCGCCCGTCTGGCAGAGGGCGACCGACAGGGGGCGTACGCGGATCTGGCGGTGGCGCGGGGAATCAGCCCGGCGCACACCCGGTATCACCCGACGGTGCGGCACACGGCGGCCGCGCTGGTGCGGATGGACCGGCACCAGGATGACCGGCTGGCTGCATTCGCGCGCCGGGCTGGCGTCTGA
- a CDS encoding YraN family protein: MNARGALGRYGEDLAARLLTEAGMDVLERNWRCRAGEIDIVARDGDALVVCEVKTRRAGAFEHPMQAVTPAKAERLRRLAGIWLDRHGGPPPGGVRIDLVGVVLPGRGAPVTEHVRGMA; this comes from the coding sequence ATGAACGCACGGGGGGCACTCGGGCGGTACGGCGAGGATCTGGCGGCGCGGCTGCTGACCGAGGCCGGGATGGACGTGCTGGAGCGCAACTGGCGCTGTCGCGCGGGAGAGATCGACATCGTCGCCCGGGACGGCGACGCGCTGGTCGTCTGCGAGGTGAAGACCCGCAGGGCGGGTGCCTTCGAGCATCCGATGCAGGCCGTCACGCCGGCCAAGGCGGAGCGGCTGCGCAGGCTCGCCGGGATCTGGCTCGACCGGCACGGCGGACCGCCGCCGGGCGGGGTCAGGATCGATCTGGTCGGAGTGGTCCTGCCCGGCCGCGGGGCCCCGGTCACCGAGCACGTGCGGGGGATGGCCTGA
- a CDS encoding peptidoglycan recognition protein family protein: protein MAWYPRAKKYELQPESDSQPAIRPTQFIVHSIIAPWTAKRVYEYWRDSTNLESHFALGYEGDLGQFIGTETRADANAGANRRPDGSGAVSIETASNLQGSDPWTDAQVEELIRLGVWLHQMHGIPLRICRTHSDPGMGWHSMFPQWSTSGTACPGKARIKQFREVVFPGIVARATGKTPAPTTPPKETTAVPLSTDDVKKIWTTDGILPSPSTAAKGNTHWTADSYVRDIHARVRALQGSLDATTATVRTLAEALATRNTAVDVDALIARIETRLEDVRVRLEMEN, encoded by the coding sequence ATGGCCTGGTATCCGAGGGCCAAAAAGTACGAGCTGCAACCGGAGTCGGACAGCCAGCCCGCGATCAGGCCGACGCAGTTCATCGTCCACTCGATCATCGCCCCGTGGACCGCGAAGCGGGTCTACGAGTACTGGCGGGACAGCACGAATCTGGAGTCCCACTTCGCCCTCGGGTACGAGGGCGATCTCGGGCAGTTCATCGGGACGGAGACCCGGGCCGACGCGAACGCGGGGGCAAACCGGCGGCCGGACGGCTCGGGTGCGGTGAGTATCGAGACCGCATCGAACCTCCAGGGCTCGGACCCGTGGACGGATGCCCAGGTGGAGGAGCTGATCCGGCTCGGGGTGTGGCTGCACCAGATGCACGGCATCCCGCTGCGGATCTGCCGCACGCACAGCGACCCGGGGATGGGCTGGCACTCGATGTTCCCCCAGTGGTCGACGTCGGGCACCGCGTGCCCGGGCAAGGCCCGCATCAAGCAGTTCCGCGAGGTGGTGTTTCCGGGGATCGTCGCCCGCGCCACCGGCAAGACCCCCGCGCCCACCACCCCACCGAAGGAGACCACCGCCGTGCCGCTGAGCACCGACGACGTCAAGAAGATCTGGACCACCGACGGCATCCTGCCGTCGCCGTCCACGGCCGCGAAGGGCAACACCCACTGGACCGCGGACAGCTACGTTCGCGACATCCACGCCCGAGTCCGAGCTCTGCAGGGCTCGCTGGACGCCACCACCGCGACGGTGCGGACACTGGCCGAGGCGCTCGCCACCCGCAACACCGCGGTCGACGTGGACGCGCTGATCGCCCGAATCGAGACCCGCCTGGAAGACGTCCGCGTGCGCCTGGAAATGGAGAACTGA